One genomic segment of Rivularia sp. PCC 7116 includes these proteins:
- a CDS encoding DUF2808 domain-containing protein — translation MKFKKMIYTAGFTLLLLSPVTAVLASGKPNDYQASHIIDSAAFPNDAEAMTATYEIEVHVQGKPLEGLSIDIPSEIKIDDGIEVKNSEGEKIATEVSINENKAQVIFSQPVAPETKLSILMKDVITPGYAETWQFKVDAKVVGFKEAIPLGITQIMTYDD, via the coding sequence ATGAAATTTAAAAAAATGATTTACACTGCGGGCTTTACGTTATTATTGTTATCTCCGGTTACTGCTGTATTAGCAAGTGGCAAACCAAATGATTATCAAGCTTCTCATATAATTGATAGTGCTGCTTTTCCAAACGATGCAGAAGCAATGACTGCTACTTACGAAATAGAAGTCCATGTACAAGGGAAGCCTCTTGAGGGACTTTCAATAGATATACCTTCTGAAATAAAAATAGATGATGGGATAGAAGTAAAAAATTCTGAAGGTGAAAAAATAGCTACGGAAGTTTCTATAAATGAAAATAAAGCTCAAGTCATTTTCTCACAACCAGTAGCCCCTGAAACAAAGTTATCTATTTTGATGAAAGATGTTATTACTCCTGGTTATGCCGAAACTTGGCAATTCAAAGTTGATGCCAAAGTAGTAGGATTTAAAGAAGCAATTCCGCTTGGTATTACTCAAATCATGACATACGATGATTAA
- a CDS encoding FixH family protein, protein MIKLLPLLLTLSFFTIACSTPEEAQTETQAETASTTTSGQQTENAKINLVSPNSQEAVKMGDNILVVEVIDPQTQKPVAVETLDVNVSMPMEGEEDMTSMAKVEPDAQPGRYKIKTNFGMQGKWNVVTQVKDPKLNGQANYTFDVK, encoded by the coding sequence ATGATTAAACTACTCCCTCTACTATTAACCCTCAGTTTCTTCACAATCGCTTGCTCTACTCCTGAAGAAGCACAAACAGAAACACAAGCAGAAACAGCATCAACCACCACATCCGGTCAACAAACAGAAAACGCCAAAATTAATCTAGTCAGCCCCAATTCTCAAGAAGCCGTAAAAATGGGCGATAACATACTAGTTGTAGAAGTAATCGACCCCCAAACCCAGAAACCCGTTGCTGTAGAAACCTTAGACGTAAACGTTTCCATGCCGATGGAAGGTGAAGAAGATATGACTTCAATGGCAAAAGTCGAACCAGACGCACAACCGGGAAGATATAAAATCAAAACCAATTTTGGAATGCAAGGTAAATGGAACGTCGTCACCCAAGTAAAAGACCCCAAACTGAATGGTCAAGCGAATTATACATTTGACGTTAAATAA
- a CDS encoding heavy metal-responsive transcriptional regulator, whose translation MSKLTYLKIGELARATGLTVGNLRYYSDIGLLQPVHRGDNGYRYYAQNASEQVEFIKKAQSLGFTLEEIKQILDVRNGGEIPCDLVQSLLNNKIEQLAIQIKQMTLFKRELEEYRAMWVNKPESNLKQEEVCPLIDSVSLH comes from the coding sequence ATGAGTAAATTAACCTATCTAAAGATTGGAGAATTAGCCCGCGCTACAGGACTTACTGTCGGAAATTTACGTTATTACAGCGATATCGGACTTTTGCAACCCGTGCATAGAGGAGACAACGGTTATCGGTATTATGCTCAAAATGCTTCCGAGCAGGTAGAGTTCATCAAGAAAGCACAATCTCTCGGATTTACCTTAGAAGAAATCAAACAGATTCTCGATGTTCGCAACGGTGGTGAAATTCCTTGCGATTTAGTACAAAGTTTGTTGAATAACAAGATAGAACAATTGGCAATCCAAATTAAACAAATGACTTTGTTTAAAAGGGAATTAGAAGAATATCGTGCAATGTGGGTAAATAAACCGGAATCTAATTTAAAGCAGGAAGAAGTTTGTCCTTTAATTGATAGCGTGTCTTTACATTAA
- a CDS encoding efflux RND transporter permease subunit, with protein MKYFLTRWSIKNPVVLAALYIGILVLATLTLFLLPVRMMPYVQSPLVAIVTMAPGSSPYEVETYISKPIEQRLTVLDGVRFIRSSSQQDMSLVSVQFEWGGDIENSVQEVQSVMTAAEGDLALDGINTRSYWVLPIDPLNRPVLTLALRGEGWDPVRLREFADNTLVDRLTQVRDVQAVSIFGGYRRQLQIIVDRQKLAAYGLSILEVRDAIDANNVSQGAGVLTRGDREILVRTDERALNARAVMDYPVLEKSGQVVYVRDVATVKDTYEERRSGYRYNGEAALAVNVIQKPDSSSPQVIERVRAELTKIQAQYPGLEFEVAYDNSYLVNLIKDSTTGELLISVVLAGLVILVFLENFRATAIVMISIPTSLALSMLPFIPIGMSLNSSTLIGMMMAIGKLVDDSIIVIDSIDRKLQEGHKPHEAAIKGTGEVFLASAAASCVMIAALLPTILAGGLTGLMFVGLVYPMVFAFLSSLIVSITLIPLLAAFFLKPLHQKGRRKTWLQRLLTPIRYSFYKLEQGYGWLLDICMKNREITLALTGASIVLAFSLYPLIGQEMMPLGDSGQIMATIEFEPGTSFSKTDQLAQKFEKILLEQPEVEKVSSQVGFELTRNSTYFSGYSMGGVNTASAIVTLKDVGARERDIWQIIDEVKTEAQSTIPGLRRIAMKEMGVDVMATSAAPVQLAVYGEDLDELHRLAQGVLGIAEDTPDLVMPHTSSAMTQPEFQLKIDRRRAKELGLNIKDIAEQARYALNGGYTRRYYNRPNLRQNSILVRYEEDDRATQQDLSSTYITTSDNRQVPLSTVATLQREQGPTLIERVNGKRVVYVNGYYRKDGPASMDLSMAIAMNAGSKLDFPPGYGIDSMGDMTDMMIEFERLLQGLVVSLLLIYLILVIQFGSFIQPLVMMLSIPLQLVGVFGALLLAGQTLSTVSILGIIILSGLSVSAAILLLELILTKRQEGVPRDIAIREAGPVRLKAIVMTTFTTIIVIFRLAFFPETGMDAYSPIATVILGGLVISTLLTLIVVPVVYSLVDDITNGLSGMRKKLGWHG; from the coding sequence ATGAAATACTTCCTCACTCGCTGGTCAATCAAAAACCCGGTAGTACTCGCGGCTTTATACATCGGTATTCTCGTTCTCGCCACCCTTACGTTATTCCTACTCCCAGTGCGGATGATGCCTTATGTCCAAAGCCCTTTGGTGGCAATTGTGACTATGGCACCCGGTTCCTCACCCTATGAAGTTGAAACCTATATCAGCAAACCTATCGAACAACGGCTGACTGTCTTAGATGGGGTGCGGTTTATCCGTTCGAGTTCCCAACAGGATATGTCTTTAGTTTCCGTACAGTTTGAATGGGGTGGAGATATTGAGAACTCTGTGCAGGAAGTACAAAGTGTAATGACTGCTGCGGAGGGGGATCTAGCACTGGATGGAATTAATACTCGTTCCTACTGGGTTTTACCCATTGACCCGCTCAACCGTCCTGTATTAACTCTGGCTTTACGGGGAGAAGGTTGGGACCCGGTACGTTTACGGGAGTTTGCTGACAATACTTTGGTTGATAGATTAACTCAGGTGCGGGATGTACAAGCGGTGTCAATTTTTGGCGGTTATCGGCGACAATTACAGATAATTGTTGACCGTCAAAAGTTGGCTGCTTATGGTTTATCTATATTAGAGGTACGGGATGCTATCGACGCGAATAACGTCAGTCAAGGTGCGGGGGTATTAACCAGGGGCGATCGCGAAATTTTGGTACGCACCGACGAACGAGCGCTGAATGCTCGTGCGGTGATGGATTACCCGGTGTTGGAAAAGTCGGGACAGGTGGTTTATGTCAGAGATGTTGCCACTGTCAAAGATACTTATGAAGAACGGCGCAGTGGTTATCGCTACAATGGTGAAGCCGCATTAGCAGTTAATGTTATTCAAAAACCGGATTCTAGTTCGCCGCAAGTTATCGAACGGGTACGCGCTGAATTGACCAAAATACAGGCACAGTATCCGGGTTTAGAGTTTGAGGTTGCTTACGATAATTCTTATTTAGTCAATTTAATCAAGGATAGTACTACCGGGGAATTACTGATAAGCGTTGTGCTTGCGGGTTTGGTAATTCTAGTTTTTCTAGAAAACTTCCGAGCCACAGCCATTGTAATGATTTCTATTCCCACATCCCTAGCGCTATCGATGCTTCCTTTTATCCCGATTGGAATGTCGCTTAATTCCTCAACTTTGATTGGGATGATGATGGCGATTGGTAAACTGGTGGATGATTCGATTATTGTCATTGATTCGATTGACCGGAAACTACAAGAAGGGCATAAACCCCACGAAGCAGCGATTAAGGGGACGGGAGAGGTATTTTTAGCAAGTGCGGCTGCTAGCTGTGTAATGATTGCGGCTTTATTACCGACGATACTTGCTGGTGGATTAACTGGGCTGATGTTTGTCGGGTTGGTTTATCCGATGGTTTTCGCTTTTCTCTCTTCGCTAATTGTTTCAATTACTTTAATTCCTTTACTTGCAGCATTCTTCCTCAAGCCACTACACCAAAAAGGAAGACGTAAAACTTGGTTGCAGAGATTGCTGACTCCGATACGTTACAGCTTTTACAAGTTAGAGCAAGGTTACGGTTGGTTGCTCGACATCTGCATGAAAAACCGCGAAATTACCTTAGCGTTAACGGGTGCTTCTATTGTTTTAGCATTTAGTTTATATCCTTTAATTGGGCAAGAAATGATGCCTTTGGGTGATTCCGGTCAAATTATGGCAACGATAGAATTTGAACCGGGGACATCTTTTAGTAAAACTGACCAGCTTGCTCAAAAGTTTGAAAAAATTCTCCTGGAACAACCGGAAGTAGAAAAAGTTTCTTCACAAGTTGGTTTTGAACTGACGCGCAACAGTACTTACTTCAGCGGTTACAGCATGGGGGGAGTTAATACCGCTTCAGCGATTGTCACTCTCAAGGATGTTGGGGCACGAGAAAGGGATATTTGGCAAATTATTGATGAGGTGAAAACCGAAGCTCAAAGTACTATCCCTGGTTTGCGACGTATCGCAATGAAGGAAATGGGCGTAGACGTAATGGCTACATCCGCAGCGCCGGTACAGTTGGCGGTGTATGGTGAAGATTTGGACGAATTACATCGTTTAGCTCAAGGTGTTTTAGGTATCGCTGAAGACACACCAGACTTAGTAATGCCACATACAAGTTCGGCAATGACTCAGCCAGAATTTCAGTTAAAAATTGACCGTCGTAGAGCCAAGGAACTGGGGTTAAATATCAAAGATATCGCCGAACAAGCTCGTTATGCTTTGAATGGGGGCTATACTCGCAGATATTATAATCGTCCCAATCTAAGACAAAATTCTATTTTAGTTAGGTACGAGGAAGATGATAGAGCAACACAGCAAGACTTGTCATCAACTTATATTACTACCTCGGATAATCGGCAAGTTCCACTAAGTACCGTTGCAACTTTACAACGGGAACAAGGACCGACATTAATTGAACGAGTTAACGGAAAGCGGGTGGTTTATGTCAACGGATATTATCGTAAAGATGGTCCCGCTTCGATGGACTTATCAATGGCGATCGCCATGAATGCGGGTAGTAAATTAGACTTTCCCCCCGGTTACGGTATCGATTCGATGGGGGATATGACGGATATGATGATTGAGTTTGAGCGACTTTTACAAGGTTTGGTGGTTTCTTTATTACTGATTTATCTGATATTGGTAATTCAATTTGGTTCGTTTATCCAACCTTTGGTAATGATGCTGTCAATTCCTTTGCAGTTGGTAGGAGTATTCGGAGCGTTATTATTAGCGGGACAAACTTTGTCTACGGTTTCAATTTTAGGAATTATTATTCTATCGGGTTTATCAGTTTCCGCTGCTATTTTATTACTAGAATTGATTTTGACAAAACGTCAGGAAGGGGTACCAAGAGATATAGCAATTAGGGAAGCCGGACCAGTTCGACTCAAAGCGATTGTCATGACCACCTTTACTACAATTATTGTAATTTTTCGACTCGCCTTTTTTCCAGAAACCGGGATGGACGCTTATTCACCTATCGCTACGGTAATTTTGGGTGGTTTGGTTATTTCTACACTGCTGACTTTAATTGTTGTACCTGTAGTTTATTCGCTTGTCGATGATATTACGAATGGGTTGTCTGGGATGAGGAAAAAGTTAGGATGGCACGGTTAA